In Pasteurella multocida subsp. multocida OH4807, a genomic segment contains:
- a CDS encoding delta-aminolevulinic acid dehydratase (COG0113 Delta-aminolevulinic acid dehydratase), whose translation MTQQIFTGFPQRRLRRMRKHDFSRRLMAENTLTADDLIYPVFILAGENLREPVPSMPGVERLTIDQLLIEAELLVKYGVPVIALFPVIDQSKKSLMAEEAYNPDGLVQRAIKALKAKFPHQLGILTDIALDPYTLHGQDGIIDETGYVLNDLTSDILVKQALSHAQAGADIVAPSDMMDGRIGKIRLALEQAGFINTLIMAYSAKYASNYYGPFRDAVGSASNLKGGDKKTYQLDPANSDEGLQEVALDLQEGADMVMVKPGMPYLDLVYRVKTHFGVPTFAYQVSGEYAMHQAAIQHGWLNEKECILESLLCFKRAGADGILTYYAKQVAEWLYLEKQQ comes from the coding sequence ATGACTCAACAAATTTTTACTGGTTTTCCACAACGTCGTTTACGCCGCATGCGTAAACACGACTTCAGTCGTCGTTTAATGGCAGAAAATACTTTGACTGCCGATGATTTGATCTATCCTGTATTTATTTTGGCAGGGGAAAACCTACGTGAGCCAGTCCCCTCCATGCCAGGCGTAGAACGTTTAACTATCGACCAATTGTTAATTGAAGCAGAATTATTGGTGAAATATGGCGTACCAGTTATCGCACTTTTCCCTGTTATCGATCAGTCTAAAAAATCATTGATGGCAGAGGAAGCTTATAATCCTGACGGTTTAGTACAACGTGCAATAAAAGCCCTAAAAGCGAAATTTCCACACCAATTGGGCATCTTAACGGATATTGCGCTTGATCCTTATACGCTCCACGGTCAAGATGGCATCATCGATGAAACGGGTTATGTATTAAATGACCTCACAAGTGATATTTTAGTTAAACAAGCCCTATCACATGCACAGGCTGGGGCGGATATCGTTGCTCCAAGCGATATGATGGACGGTCGCATCGGCAAAATTCGTCTTGCCCTTGAACAGGCTGGATTCATCAATACGCTGATTATGGCTTATTCTGCCAAATATGCGTCAAATTACTATGGTCCATTCCGCGATGCTGTTGGTTCAGCCTCGAACTTAAAAGGTGGGGATAAAAAAACTTACCAACTTGATCCCGCAAATAGTGATGAAGGATTACAAGAAGTCGCACTGGATTTACAAGAAGGTGCAGATATGGTGATGGTCAAACCGGGGATGCCCTATTTAGACCTAGTCTATCGAGTCAAAACACACTTTGGAGTCCCGACTTTTGCTTATCAAGTTTCAGGCGAATATGCGATGCATCAAGCGGCTATTCAACATGGCTGGCTCAACGAAAAAGAATGTATCCTCGAATCCTTATTATGTTTTAAACGTGCTGGTGCCGACGGTATCTTAACTTACTATGCGAAACAAGTGGCAGAATGGCTTTATTTAGAAAAACAACAATAA
- a CDS encoding hypothetical protein (COG3165 Uncharacterized protein conserved in bacteria), protein MKNSSFFQQLMLPQLLNGALERIINHLIQHTEHCEPYLRKLNNKVLHVNIQKLNLPLYFIFSIQHLDLLSQYEGEPDCSIEIAPNLLFHLPKKSQLSQFLNDKSILLQGDLQVLQDVVALFEFLENDPAELLSRYIGDVPAQSAVNVLRKLTQTFKQHLSQSQQFWGERLTEEWQVVSPSLAIADFCEQVNTLEKETARLEQKINNLCPHRSSHTE, encoded by the coding sequence ATGAAAAACTCGTCTTTTTTCCAACAACTCATGCTGCCTCAATTACTCAACGGAGCATTAGAAAGAATAATTAATCACTTAATTCAGCACACAGAACATTGTGAGCCTTATTTACGTAAACTGAACAACAAAGTACTTCACGTTAACATTCAAAAACTGAATCTTCCGCTGTATTTCATTTTTTCAATACAACACCTTGACTTACTAAGTCAATATGAGGGGGAGCCTGATTGTTCCATTGAGATTGCCCCCAACTTATTGTTTCATTTGCCGAAAAAATCTCAATTAAGCCAATTTCTTAATGACAAATCTATTTTATTACAAGGTGATTTGCAGGTGTTACAAGATGTCGTTGCTCTGTTTGAATTTTTAGAAAATGACCCAGCAGAGTTGCTTTCACGTTACATCGGCGATGTTCCAGCACAAAGTGCGGTCAATGTTTTACGAAAATTAACGCAAACATTCAAACAGCACCTCTCACAAAGCCAACAATTTTGGGGAGAACGTTTAACAGAAGAATGGCAAGTCGTTTCACCGAGTTTAGCTATTGCTGATTTTTGTGAGCAAGTCAATACGTTAGAAAAAGAGACAGCACGTTTAGAACAAAAAATTAACAACCTATGCCCCCACCGCTCCTCACATACGGAATAA
- the nhaA gene encoding pH-dependent sodium/proton antiporter (COG3004 Na+/H+ antiporter), producing MLTPIHNFLKQEAAGGILLFIFATLAIVLANTPFSDLYFSFLQTPVSVQIGTFIINKPLLMWVNDGLMAVFFMLVGMEVKRELLEGSLSSYQRAIFPAIAAVGGMVIPAVIFVLFNSEHPEYQQGWAIPMATDIAFALGVVALLGKRVPLALKIFLLALAIIDDLGAIVVIALFFSHDLSPQAFVFAGIAIAILITMNRLKITALSAYGIVGIILWASVLKSGVHATLAGVIIGFCIPLNGKKGERPLDDFEHTLSPWSAFAILPLFAFCNAGVSLLGMGMDNLTSTLPIGIALGLLLGKPLGIFSFCFIAVKLGIAKLSEGINFKQIFAISVLCGIGFTMSMFLAGLAFGGETSNEDVTALARLGILMGSGLSAILGYFLLKICTRGHIETDA from the coding sequence ATGTTAACACCAATTCATAATTTTTTAAAACAAGAAGCTGCGGGCGGCATCTTACTTTTTATCTTTGCAACGTTAGCAATTGTTTTAGCCAACACACCTTTTAGTGATCTTTACTTTAGTTTCTTACAAACGCCTGTCAGTGTCCAAATCGGCACATTCATTATTAATAAACCTTTACTCATGTGGGTAAATGATGGCTTAATGGCAGTCTTCTTCATGCTGGTTGGAATGGAAGTCAAACGTGAATTATTAGAAGGGTCACTTTCAAGCTATCAGCGTGCAATTTTCCCTGCTATCGCAGCAGTGGGGGGAATGGTGATTCCTGCCGTCATTTTTGTCTTGTTCAACTCAGAACATCCTGAATACCAACAGGGTTGGGCAATCCCGATGGCAACCGATATTGCCTTTGCTTTAGGGGTTGTTGCACTGTTAGGTAAACGAGTCCCATTGGCGCTCAAAATTTTTCTACTTGCCTTAGCGATTATTGATGACTTAGGCGCGATTGTCGTCATTGCACTCTTTTTCTCACATGATTTAAGTCCCCAAGCCTTTGTTTTCGCAGGCATCGCCATTGCAATCCTTATCACCATGAATCGCCTAAAAATTACGGCTTTATCCGCTTATGGGATTGTCGGGATTATTCTTTGGGCATCCGTATTAAAATCAGGGGTCCACGCCACCTTAGCGGGTGTGATCATCGGTTTTTGTATTCCTCTCAATGGTAAAAAAGGAGAACGCCCATTAGATGACTTTGAGCATACCCTCTCTCCTTGGAGTGCATTTGCTATTTTACCGCTCTTTGCTTTCTGTAATGCTGGAGTATCCCTTTTAGGCATGGGAATGGACAACCTCACATCAACTTTACCAATCGGTATTGCTCTCGGTTTATTACTAGGCAAACCACTTGGTATCTTCTCATTCTGTTTTATCGCAGTGAAACTCGGTATTGCAAAGCTTTCAGAAGGGATTAATTTTAAGCAAATCTTTGCGATATCCGTGCTTTGTGGAATTGGATTTACGATGTCTATGTTCCTCGCAGGTCTTGCCTTTGGTGGAGAAACCTCAAATGAAGATGTCACTGCATTAGCACGACTAGGTATCCTAATGGGTTCGGGTCTCTCTGCTATTTTAGGTTATTTCTTACTAAAAATTTGTACTCGCGGACATATAGAAACCGACGCGTAA
- a CDS encoding ubiquinone/menaquinone biosynthesis methyltransferase (COG2226 Methylase involved in ubiquinone/menaquinone biosynthesis), translating to MTNQHNLPPSHTEQMHRAHNEETTHFGFKTVAKSEKQKMVANVFHSVAGKYDLMNDLLSFGIHRVWKRFTIDCSGVRKGQKVLDLAGGTGDFTAKFSRIVGQTGEVILADINDSMLRVGREKLRNLGVVGNVNYVQANAEALPFPDNTFDCVIISFGLRNVTDKDKALRSMFRVLKPGGRLLVLEFSKPILDPLSKIYNFYSFNILPKIGEVVVNDGDSYRYLAESIRMHPEQDILKQMMVDAGFEQVGYYNLSAGIVALHRGYKF from the coding sequence ATGACAAATCAACACAATCTACCTCCATCTCACACGGAACAGATGCACAGAGCTCACAATGAAGAAACCACCCATTTTGGTTTTAAAACCGTGGCAAAATCAGAAAAACAAAAAATGGTTGCCAATGTTTTTCATTCTGTTGCAGGTAAATATGACTTAATGAACGATTTATTATCGTTCGGTATTCACCGTGTATGGAAGCGATTTACCATTGACTGTAGCGGCGTACGCAAGGGACAAAAAGTCCTTGACCTTGCTGGTGGCACAGGCGATTTTACCGCTAAATTTTCACGGATTGTGGGGCAAACAGGTGAAGTGATTCTTGCTGACATCAATGATTCGATGCTGCGTGTTGGACGGGAAAAATTACGTAATCTAGGCGTCGTAGGTAACGTCAACTATGTTCAAGCGAATGCCGAAGCCCTGCCTTTTCCTGATAATACTTTTGATTGCGTCATTATTAGTTTTGGTTTACGTAACGTCACGGACAAAGATAAAGCGCTACGTTCGATGTTCCGTGTATTAAAACCAGGCGGACGCCTACTGGTCTTGGAGTTCTCCAAACCTATTTTAGATCCATTAAGCAAAATCTATAATTTTTATTCGTTCAATATCTTACCCAAAATTGGCGAAGTCGTCGTGAATGATGGCGACAGTTACCGTTATTTAGCCGAATCGATCCGAATGCACCCAGAACAGGATATTCTGAAACAAATGATGGTGGACGCTGGCTTTGAACAAGTGGGTTACTATAATTTAAGTGCTGGGATTGTTGCATTACATCGGGGATATAAATTCTAA
- a CDS encoding sec-independent translocase (COG1826 Sec-independent protein secretion pathway components): MFDIGFSELFLILVIGLIVLGPKRLPVAIRTVMGWVATVRGLASNVQNELKQELKLQELQESIKKAEEFNLKQLSPDLSQTVEDLKASAEKIRTELEQKAAETNTTIEQQIKEMKAAVEPTTPTSEPSNEQLADHALPHETTEQAELSPADLAELAEEQDEMAHIQQYYTDDYEAEPVLAPTLEPQPKTQDKKA, translated from the coding sequence ATGTTTGATATTGGTTTTTCTGAATTATTTCTGATTTTAGTGATAGGGCTAATTGTATTAGGACCTAAACGTCTTCCTGTTGCAATTCGTACTGTCATGGGCTGGGTTGCAACGGTTCGTGGTTTAGCCTCAAATGTACAAAATGAGTTAAAACAAGAGCTCAAATTGCAAGAACTCCAAGAAAGCATTAAAAAAGCAGAAGAATTCAATTTAAAACAACTTTCGCCTGATTTATCTCAAACTGTCGAAGATCTCAAAGCATCTGCTGAAAAAATCCGTACAGAGCTGGAACAAAAAGCAGCCGAGACGAATACAACAATTGAACAACAAATCAAAGAAATGAAAGCGGCTGTAGAGCCAACTACGCCTACATCAGAACCGTCAAATGAACAGCTTGCGGATCATGCCTTGCCTCATGAAACCACAGAACAAGCTGAGCTTTCTCCTGCTGATTTAGCAGAGCTTGCTGAAGAACAGGATGAAATGGCACATATTCAACAATATTATACTGACGACTATGAGGCGGAACCTGTGCTTGCTCCGACGTTAGAACCTCAACCTAAAACTCAAGATAAGAAAGCATAA
- the tatA gene encoding twin arginine translocase protein A (COG1826 Sec-independent protein secretion pathway components), which yields MGGISIWQLLIIVAIVVLLFGTKKLRTLGSDLGESVKGFKKAMADEPKDAEFKSLKDETETTAQSTEKAKDKEQA from the coding sequence ATGGGTGGCATCAGTATTTGGCAACTACTTATCATTGTTGCAATCGTCGTATTATTATTCGGAACGAAAAAATTAAGAACGTTAGGATCCGATTTAGGTGAATCCGTAAAAGGTTTCAAAAAAGCGATGGCAGACGAACCGAAAGATGCTGAGTTTAAATCATTAAAAGATGAAACTGAAACAACAGCACAATCGACTGAAAAAGCAAAAGATAAAGAACAGGCATAA
- a CDS encoding hypothetical protein (COG1368 Phosphoglycerol transferase and related proteins, alkaline phosphatase superfamily), giving the protein MYSNFSKTHRTLLFPIFFFTIINLFIFNLSRLGLALWQSERIKAVDGWLELFLQGIRIDIVSLCYLFGVPALLSILLYHHNLLGTIWQKILRVWLTLGSVFILFMEIATPAFIDTYDFRPNRLFIEYLIYPKEVFSMLIEGHLLAMFLTITLTVIATGVYWKLAGWAVQHLASPSWKFRPLLAVLVIIVAFIGARSTFAHRGINPAMVAFSSDALVNSLVLNSGYSVIYAAQQFKDEDNSSALYGKMETEEMLRIVKQSRGRPESDYISSHIPTLTANQASYQGKPKNIVIVLEESLGAQFIGSLGGLPLSPEFDKLAQEGWLFENLYATGTRSVRGIEAVTAGFTPTPARAVVKLSNSQHGFFTIAELLAKQGYHTSFIYGGEKHFDNMASFFYGNGFQEIIDEKDYVNPKFHATWGVSDEDLFDKAHETFTKLHAEGKPFFSLVFSSSNHDPFEFPEGKIELYEQPKQTRHNAAKYADYAIGHFFKLAKQSTYWQDTLFLVIADHDSRVGGATLVPIKHFHIPALFIGEGIEAKRDPRLVSQIDMPTTLLSLAGISGNYPMIGYDLTQDVNPNRAFMQYDQTQAMMKGSDVVILTPKVAPRSYHYDRQTDKLTEKALPDALKQEALAHALLGSYLYKNRLYKSEDTK; this is encoded by the coding sequence ATGTATTCAAACTTCTCAAAAACTCACCGCACTTTACTCTTTCCAATCTTTTTCTTTACTATCATAAACTTATTCATTTTTAATCTATCTCGTTTAGGATTAGCCTTATGGCAATCAGAGCGGATCAAGGCTGTTGATGGTTGGTTAGAACTCTTTTTACAAGGAATACGTATTGATATCGTCTCTCTTTGCTACTTATTTGGCGTTCCTGCCTTGTTAAGTATCCTGCTGTATCATCACAATCTCCTTGGCACAATATGGCAAAAAATACTACGTGTCTGGTTAACATTAGGCAGCGTATTTATTTTATTTATGGAAATAGCTACCCCAGCTTTTATTGATACCTATGATTTCCGACCAAACCGCTTGTTTATTGAATACTTAATCTACCCGAAAGAAGTCTTTAGTATGTTAATAGAGGGACATTTACTTGCCATGTTCCTCACCATCACACTCACAGTAATCGCAACAGGAGTGTATTGGAAACTTGCGGGTTGGGCAGTACAACATCTTGCTTCACCAAGTTGGAAATTCCGACCGCTCCTCGCGGTACTGGTTATCATTGTCGCCTTTATTGGAGCGAGATCGACTTTTGCACATCGTGGTATCAATCCTGCAATGGTGGCATTCTCTTCCGATGCCCTCGTCAATTCCTTAGTGTTAAATTCAGGCTATTCTGTGATTTATGCAGCACAGCAATTTAAAGATGAAGACAATTCATCTGCGCTGTATGGCAAGATGGAAACAGAAGAAATGTTACGCATTGTCAAACAGAGCCGTGGACGCCCGGAAAGTGATTATATTTCATCACATATTCCTACATTGACCGCAAACCAAGCGAGTTATCAAGGTAAACCTAAAAATATTGTAATCGTCCTAGAAGAAAGCCTTGGCGCACAATTTATTGGTAGCTTAGGTGGATTACCACTTTCACCAGAGTTTGACAAACTGGCACAAGAAGGCTGGTTATTCGAAAATTTATATGCGACAGGCACACGCTCCGTACGAGGTATTGAAGCGGTGACTGCAGGCTTCACTCCCACTCCAGCACGAGCAGTCGTGAAACTCAGCAATAGTCAACATGGTTTCTTTACTATTGCTGAACTCCTTGCTAAACAGGGCTACCATACCTCTTTCATTTATGGTGGCGAAAAACATTTCGACAACATGGCAAGCTTCTTCTATGGCAATGGTTTCCAAGAAATTATTGATGAAAAAGATTATGTGAATCCCAAATTCCACGCAACATGGGGAGTCAGCGACGAAGATCTGTTTGATAAAGCACACGAAACGTTTACCAAACTACACGCCGAAGGCAAGCCCTTTTTTAGCTTAGTCTTCAGTTCAAGTAATCATGATCCTTTCGAATTTCCAGAGGGAAAAATTGAATTGTATGAGCAGCCCAAACAAACACGCCATAATGCCGCGAAATACGCCGATTATGCTATAGGGCATTTCTTTAAATTGGCTAAACAGTCAACTTATTGGCAAGACACGCTCTTTTTAGTCATCGCCGATCATGATTCACGCGTAGGTGGAGCTACATTAGTACCGATTAAGCACTTCCATATCCCGGCATTGTTTATTGGTGAAGGTATCGAAGCGAAACGTGATCCACGCTTAGTTAGTCAAATCGATATGCCAACGACGCTGCTCTCATTAGCTGGAATTAGCGGGAATTATCCGATGATTGGTTACGATTTAACACAAGATGTCAATCCAAACCGTGCTTTTATGCAATATGACCAAACACAAGCTATGATGAAAGGATCTGATGTCGTCATTTTAACACCTAAAGTGGCACCACGTAGTTACCATTATGATCGTCAAACTGACAAATTGACTGAAAAAGCGTTACCTGATGCCCTCAAACAAGAAGCTCTGGCTCATGCTCTATTAGGTAGCTATTTATATAAAAATCGGTTATATAAATCCGAGGATACAAAGTAA
- a CDS encoding cysteine synthase (COG0031 Cysteine synthase), translating into MTIYADNSYSIGNTPLVRLNHFGHNGNIVAKIEGRNPSFSVKCRIGANMVWQAEKDGILTKEKEIVDATSGNTGIALAYVAAARGYRITLTMPETMSAERKRLLRGLGVNLVLTEGAKGMKGAIEKAEEIVASDPHRYVMLKQFENPANPAIHEQTTGPEIWRDTEGKVDVLVAGVGTGGTITGTTRYLKLEQGKAITAVAVEPAESPVITQTLAGEAPQPAPHKIQGIGAGFIPKNLDLTLIDRVETVTSDEAIETARRLMAKEGILGGISSGAAVAVADRLAKQPAFADKLIVVILPSASERYLSTAMFEGIDA; encoded by the coding sequence ATGACAATTTATGCAGATAATTCTTATTCGATAGGGAATACCCCATTGGTTCGTCTTAACCATTTTGGACACAATGGCAATATTGTGGCAAAAATTGAAGGACGAAATCCGAGTTTTAGCGTTAAATGCCGTATTGGTGCCAACATGGTTTGGCAAGCGGAAAAAGATGGGATTCTGACAAAAGAAAAAGAGATTGTTGATGCAACCAGTGGTAATACGGGAATTGCGTTAGCTTATGTGGCAGCGGCACGAGGTTATCGCATTACGCTCACTATGCCTGAAACCATGAGTGCAGAACGTAAACGTTTATTGCGCGGTTTAGGTGTCAATCTGGTTTTGACCGAGGGGGCGAAAGGCATGAAAGGGGCAATTGAGAAAGCGGAAGAAATTGTTGCTTCTGATCCTCATCGTTATGTCATGTTAAAACAGTTTGAAAATCCAGCTAACCCAGCGATTCACGAGCAAACAACAGGACCAGAAATTTGGCGTGATACTGAGGGGAAAGTGGATGTGTTAGTCGCAGGGGTAGGTACGGGAGGTACAATTACGGGGACAACACGTTACTTGAAATTAGAACAAGGTAAAGCAATTACCGCTGTAGCAGTTGAACCTGCTGAATCCCCCGTGATCACGCAAACTTTAGCAGGTGAAGCGCCTCAACCTGCGCCACATAAAATACAGGGGATTGGCGCGGGATTTATTCCAAAAAATTTAGATCTCACGTTAATCGATCGTGTTGAAACAGTTACCAGTGATGAGGCCATTGAAACTGCTCGTCGTTTGATGGCTAAAGAAGGGATTCTGGGAGGAATTTCTTCTGGTGCCGCTGTTGCCGTCGCAGATCGGTTGGCAAAACAGCCAGCATTTGCAGATAAATTGATTGTTGTTATCTTGCCTTCTGCTTCAGAGCGTTATTTAAGCACCGCGATGTTTGAAGGTATTGACGCATAA
- a CDS encoding outer membrane lopoprotein PlpP, with amino-acid sequence MAVYIQQPKYADVSITYQDNKASGQITKSNNTNTVLFNISDVTPNPFLPKLMITSTGNVQDILKGDSALFFMHFYDSAKGQDDRKYITGRGAGKNWRGILAAEKQDTPTTTSGK; translated from the coding sequence ATGGCAGTATACATACAACAACCTAAATATGCCGATGTATCTATTACTTATCAAGATAATAAAGCAAGTGGTCAAATAACTAAATCTAATAATACTAACACTGTTCTTTTTAATATTAGTGATGTAACTCCAAATCCTTTTCTTCCTAAATTAATGATTACATCAACTGGTAATGTTCAAGATATTCTTAAAGGAGATAGCGCACTCTTCTTTATGCACTTCTATGATTCTGCAAAAGGACAAGACGATAGAAAATATATTACGGGTCGTGGTGCAGGTAAAAACTGGAGAGGCATACTTGCCGCAGAAAAACAAGACACCCCTACAACAACTTCAGGAAAATAA
- a CDS encoding hypothetical protein (COG0805 Sec-independent protein secretion pathway component TatC) has protein sequence MSVEESQPLISHLMELRDRLLRAIIFVAIVFCGLVYFANDIYNFVASPLINVLPSGASMIATNIATPFFTPIKLTAVVAVFLSVPYLLYQVWAFVAPALYQHEKRLIYPLLFSSTVLFYLGVAFAYYVVFPLVFGFLTKTAPTGVAIATDISSYLDFVLTIFLAFGVCFEVPVAIILLCWTGVTTPESLKEKRPYIIVAAFVIGMLLTPPDIFSQTLLAIPMWFLFELGVIVARFYRPKEDENSQETNQ, from the coding sequence ATGAGTGTTGAAGAATCTCAACCCCTAATCAGTCACTTAATGGAATTACGTGATCGTTTATTACGCGCGATCATCTTTGTTGCCATTGTCTTTTGTGGATTAGTGTATTTTGCAAATGATATTTACAACTTTGTGGCCTCCCCCTTAATTAATGTGTTACCTTCAGGGGCAAGCATGATCGCCACAAATATTGCGACGCCCTTTTTTACACCAATCAAATTAACTGCGGTCGTTGCTGTCTTTTTATCTGTGCCCTATTTGCTCTATCAAGTCTGGGCATTCGTGGCTCCAGCATTATATCAACATGAAAAACGCCTGATTTACCCATTACTGTTTTCTAGTACTGTGCTGTTCTATCTCGGCGTCGCGTTTGCTTATTATGTAGTATTCCCCTTAGTCTTTGGTTTTTTAACGAAAACTGCACCTACTGGCGTTGCCATTGCAACCGATATCAGCAGCTATTTAGACTTTGTTCTCACTATTTTCTTAGCTTTCGGTGTGTGTTTTGAAGTCCCTGTTGCGATTATCTTGCTTTGTTGGACTGGCGTAACGACCCCTGAAAGTTTAAAAGAAAAACGCCCTTACATTATTGTGGCCGCCTTTGTCATTGGTATGCTCCTCACGCCACCTGATATTTTCTCCCAAACTTTATTGGCAATTCCAATGTGGTTCTTATTTGAATTAGGCGTCATCGTTGCGCGTTTTTATCGTCCAAAAGAGGATGAAAACAGTCAAGAGACAAATCAATAA
- a CDS encoding ubiquinone biosynthesis protein UbiB (COG0661 Predicted unusual protein kinase) → MHLNDIKHLYKIIKTFLVYGIDEALPTNRYTRLIRCWRKSLFWLRNQHHDKPFGLRLRLALQELGPVWIKLGQMLSTRRDLFPADIADQLALLQDQVDAFDGNIARQQIEQALGAPLETWFKDFDETALASASIAQVHTAKFKQNGPHLTTHLAGKEVVLKVLRPNIQQMIDSDLSLMYKVASWIPRLNTEGRRLRPVEVVREYEKTLRDELDLRREMANAIQLRANFENSPMLYIPEMYQQFCHKNVIVMERIYGIPVSNIAELEANGTNMKLLAERGVQVFFTQVFRDSLFHADMHPGNIFVNPNHPDDPQYIGIDCGIVGRLNDHDKRYLAESFVAFFNRDYRRVAEMHVESGWTPKDTNIDDFEQAFREVCEPIFAKPLSEISFGHVLLNLFNVAREYNMEVQPQLVLLQKTLLYIEGLGRQLYPQLDLWDTAKPFLQKWLDEQMGLKAFTKSVRQKLPYWRENVIDLPAHVMEALAQQKVIAQELEKLNRTFTHKPRHHGLKAFLLGLACGLTCWLFSTMLS, encoded by the coding sequence ATGCATTTAAACGATATTAAACACTTATATAAAATCATCAAAACTTTTCTCGTTTATGGCATCGATGAGGCTTTGCCAACAAACCGCTATACTCGACTAATTCGTTGTTGGCGTAAAAGCCTATTTTGGCTACGTAATCAACATCATGATAAACCATTTGGTTTACGATTACGCCTTGCTTTACAAGAACTGGGACCTGTTTGGATCAAGCTAGGACAAATGCTCTCTACTCGCCGAGATCTGTTTCCTGCTGACATTGCAGATCAACTGGCTTTACTACAGGATCAGGTCGATGCGTTTGATGGCAACATAGCACGTCAACAAATTGAACAAGCACTCGGGGCACCACTTGAGACTTGGTTTAAAGACTTTGATGAGACCGCACTTGCCTCGGCGTCGATTGCTCAAGTGCATACCGCGAAATTCAAACAAAATGGACCGCACTTAACGACACATTTAGCGGGCAAAGAGGTCGTACTCAAAGTATTACGCCCCAACATCCAACAAATGATCGACTCAGATCTGAGTTTAATGTACAAGGTGGCGAGCTGGATTCCGCGTTTAAACACAGAAGGACGTCGCTTACGCCCCGTCGAAGTGGTTCGCGAATACGAAAAAACATTACGAGATGAGCTGGATTTACGACGTGAAATGGCAAATGCGATCCAGCTGCGTGCTAATTTTGAAAACAGCCCGATGCTGTATATTCCTGAAATGTATCAACAATTTTGTCATAAAAATGTGATTGTGATGGAGCGAATTTACGGTATCCCCGTCTCCAACATTGCGGAATTAGAAGCCAATGGTACCAACATGAAATTACTTGCTGAACGTGGCGTACAAGTTTTCTTCACACAAGTATTTCGTGACAGTTTGTTCCATGCTGATATGCACCCTGGCAATATCTTTGTGAATCCCAATCATCCCGATGACCCACAATACATCGGTATTGACTGCGGTATCGTAGGACGTTTGAATGATCATGATAAACGCTATTTGGCAGAAAGTTTTGTTGCCTTTTTTAATCGAGATTATCGTCGTGTCGCAGAAATGCACGTTGAATCTGGCTGGACACCAAAAGATACGAATATTGATGATTTTGAACAAGCTTTCAGAGAAGTCTGCGAACCGATTTTTGCAAAACCATTATCCGAAATTTCCTTTGGTCATGTGTTATTAAATCTTTTCAATGTAGCGCGTGAATACAACATGGAAGTACAACCACAATTGGTTTTACTGCAAAAAACCTTACTGTATATTGAAGGACTCGGGAGACAATTGTATCCGCAATTGGATTTATGGGATACCGCGAAACCCTTCCTACAAAAATGGCTAGATGAGCAAATGGGGCTCAAAGCGTTTACTAAGTCAGTAAGACAAAAATTGCCTTATTGGCGCGAAAATGTGATCGATTTGCCGGCACACGTCATGGAGGCCCTAGCACAGCAAAAAGTGATTGCACAAGAATTAGAAAAATTAAACCGTACATTTACCCACAAACCGCGACATCACGGGTTAAAAGCGTTTCTGTTGGGGTTAGCGTGTGGACTTACCTGTTGGTTATTTTCAACCATGTTGAGCTGA